Proteins encoded together in one Phyllostomus discolor isolate MPI-MPIP mPhyDis1 chromosome 6, mPhyDis1.pri.v3, whole genome shotgun sequence window:
- the LOC114498416 gene encoding olfactory receptor 51T1 — protein MVIFNNTTSSSSNFLLTAFPGLELAHIWISIPVCCLYTIALLGNSMILFVIIAEQSLHKPMYYFLSMLSAVDLCLTVSTLPTVLGVLWFHAREISFKACFLQMIFVHAFSFLESSVLVAMAFDRFMAICNPLKYATVLTDMMIMVIGLIICLRQLIFVFFMALALKNVSFHGGQELSHPFCYHPDMIKYAYSNPWISSFLGMFLQLYLSGTDFLFILFSYALILRAVLNIVAPKKQQKALGTCVCHLCAVTIFYVPMISLSITHRLLNSTSTVVCSILANVYLLLPPVLNPIIYSLKTKTIRQAMLQLLQSKSSRGPSVMNLRGG, from the coding sequence CCTGTCTGCTGTCTCTACACCATTGCCCTCTTGGGAAACAGCATGATACTGTTTGTCATCATTGCTGAACAGAGTCTCCACAAGCCCATGTACTACTTCCTCTCCATGCTGTCAGCTGTTGATCTGTGTTTGACCGTCTCAACCCTCCCCACTGTGCTTGGGGTTCTCTGGTTTCATGCCCGTGAGATAAGCTTTAAAGCTTGCTTCCTTCAAATGATCTTTGTACATGCCTTCTCCTTCCTAGAGTCCTCAGTGCTGGTAGCCATGGCCTTTGACCGCTTCATGGCCATCTGTAACCCACTGAAGTATGCCACTGTCCTCACAGACATGATGATCATGGTGATTGGATTGATTATCTGCCTACGACagctaatttttgtttttttcatggctCTAGCCTTGAAGAATGTTTCTTTCCATGGAGGCCAGGAGCTCTCCCACCCTTTTTGCTACCACCCAGATATGATCAAATATGCATATTCCAACCCTTGGATCAGCAGCTTTTTGGGCATGTTTCTTCAGCTCTACCTGAGTGGCACTGACttcttgttcattcttttctcctaTGCCCTAATTCTCCGTGCTGTCCTGAACATTGTGGCCCCTAAGAAGCAACAAAAAGCTCTAGGCACTTGTGTCTGTCACCTCTGTGCTGTCACTATTTTCTATGTGCCAATGATCAGCCTGTCCATTACACACCGCCTTCTCAACTCCACCTCTACAGTGGTTTGTAGCATTTTGGCCAATGTTTATTTGCTCTTACCACCAGTACTGAACCCTATAATTTATAGCTTGAAGACTAAGACCATCCGCCAGGCTATGCTCCAGCTGCTCCAATCTAAAAGTTCACGGGGCCCCAGTGTAATGAATCTTAGAGGTGGATAA
- the LOC114500604 gene encoding olfactory receptor 51A7-like — protein MHTLNSSNTEVTTFFLVGIPGLEHLHVWISIPICFMCLVAILGNCIILFVIRTEPSLHAPMYYFLSMLATADLGLSLSSLPTMLRTFVFNATGISPNACFAQEFLIHGFMDLESSVLLIMSFDRFLAIRNPLRYSSILTNARVAKLCLVFFTKSMLLMLPFPLALKSLTYCKKSLLSHSYCLHQDVMNLACSDNTLDFFYGFFVALCMMSDSVLVAVSYVFILKTVMGIGSHKERLKALNTCVSHICAVLIFYVPITVLAFMHRFGKHESPSATILIADIFLIVPPLMNPIVYCVKTQQIREKILGKLGLK, from the coding sequence ATGCACACTCTCAATTCCTCTAACACTGAGGTCACCACCTTCTTCCTGGTTGGAATCCCAGGACTGGAGCACCTTCATGTGTGGATCTCTATCCCCATCTGCTTCATGTGCCTGGTGGCCATCCTCGGCAACTGCATCATCCTCTTTGTGATCAGAACAGAACCCTCACTCCATGCACCCATGTACTATTTCCTTTCCATGTTGGCTACTGCTGACCTgggcctctctctctcatcccttcCCACTATGCTAAGGacctttgtttttaatgctaCTGGAATTTCCCCAAATGCCTGCTTTGCTCAAGAATTCTTGATCCATGGATTCATGGATTTGGAGTCCTCAGTGCTTCTGATAATGTCTTTTGACCGCTTTTTGGCCATACGCAACCCTCTGAGATACAGCTCCATCCTCACCAATGCCAGAGTTGCTAAGCTGTGCCTGGTGTTTTTCACTAAAAGCATGCTCTTAATGCttccatttcctttagctctcAAAAGTTTGACATATTGTAAGAAAAGCCTGCTTTCTCACTCATATTGTCTCCATCAGGATGTCATGAACCTGGCTTGCTCTGACAACACACTTGACTTTTTCTACGGTTTTTTTGTTGCCCTCTGTATGATGTCAGACAGTGTGCTTGTTGCTGTGTCCTACGTATTCATCCTGAAGACTGTGATGGGAATTGGATCCCATAAGGAACGGCTCAAGGCCCTCAACACCTGTGTCTCACACATATGTGCTGTGCTCATCTTCTATGTGCCCATCACTGTTTTGGCCTTTATGCACCGCTTTGGCAAGCATGAGTCCCCAAGTGCCACAATCCTCATTGCTGACATTTTCTTGATAGTGCCACCTCTGATGAACCCCATTGTATACTGTGTAAAGACACAGCAAATTCGTGAGAAAATCCTGGGAAAATTGGGTCTAAAATAA